From Cheilinus undulatus linkage group 17, ASM1832078v1, whole genome shotgun sequence, one genomic window encodes:
- the slc38a9 gene encoding sodium-coupled neutral amino acid transporter 9, whose translation MMMEDDGRPLLNSEQTAESFSHRGSTDSLDFRNKRPFHVEPRNIVDDDPQERVSAEAAILNSRVHYYSRLTGSSDRLLSPPNHVIPAPEEIYIYSPLGTAFKVKSSDSSSKNPSIITIFAIWNTMMGTSILSIPWGIKQAGFTFGILILIFIGLLMLYCCYIVLKSPKAIPYVDTSEWEFPDVCRYYFGKFGQWSSLVFSMVSLIGAMVVYWVLMSNFLYNTGQFIYNYAHDVNVSDSEFGTNGSDRVICPYPNTDPGGNLSSVSLGNETSDESFQRWWSKTNTIPLYLIVLLLPLLCLRSAAFFARFTFLGTVSVIYLITLVTIKAVRLGFHLEFHWFDSTQLYVPEFRLLAPQLTGVLTLAFFIHNCIITLMKNNKNQENNVRDLSVAYLLVGVTYLYVGVLIFAAFPSPPLSKDCIEPNFLDNFPSDDVMVFVARSFLLFQMITVYPLLGYLVRVQMMGQIFGNHYPSFFHVLALNVLIVGSGVLMAKFYPNIGSIIRFSGATCGLALVFVFPSLVHMISLRRQGALRWPSAIFHSFLIILGVANLLAQFFM comes from the exons atgatgatggaggaCGACGGCCGGCCGTTGCTGAACTCTGAACAAACAGCAGAGAGTTTCTCTCACAGAGGATCCACTGACTCTCTTGACTTTAGGAATAAACG gCCGTTCCACGTGGAGCCCCGAAACATCGTGGACGATGATCCTCAGGAGAGAGTTTCAGCCGAGGCCGCCATCTTAAACAGCAGAGTTCATTATTACAGTCGCCTGACGGGCTCGTCTGATAGGCTGCTG AGTCCTCCGAACCATGTCATCCCTGCTCCTGAGGAGATCTACATCTACAGCCCGCTGGGAACGGCGTTCAAAGTGAAGAGCAGCGACAGCTCCTCCAAAAACCCCAGCATCATCACCAT ATTTGCCATCTGGAACACAATGATGGGCACATCGATACTCAGCATCCCCTGGGGAATCAAACAG GCCGGCTTCACCTTTggcatcctcatcctcatcttcaTTGGTCTACTCATGCTCTACTGCTGCTACATCGTCCTCAAATCTCCAAAGGCCATAC CTTATGTGGACACATCAGAGTGGGAGTTTCCAGATGTCTGCAGGTATTATTTTGGAAAGTTCGGTCAGTGGTCCAGTCTGGTGTTCTCCATGGTGTCTCTGATCGGAGCCATGGTGGTCTACTGGGTCCTCATGTCCAACTTCCTGTACAACACGGGGCAGTTCATCTACA ATTACGCTCATGATGTGAACGTTTCAGACTCAGAGTTTGGGACCAACGGCTCAGATCGAG TGATCTGCCCGTACCCGAACACCGACCCCGGCGGTAACCTAAGCTCGGTCTCGCTTGGAAATGAAACGTCTGATGAGAGCTTTCAGCGCTGGTGGAGTAAAACCAACACCATCCCTCTGTACCTCATCGTCCTGCTGCTGCCGCTTCTCTGCCTCCGCTCTGCCGCCTTCTTCGCCAGGTTCACCTTCTTAG GTACAGTCTCTGTGATCTACCTGATCACTCTGGTCACCATCAAAGCTGTGCGTCTGGGTTTTCACCTGGAGTTCCACTGGTTTGATTCCACACAGCTCTATGTTCCAG AGTTCAGACTGCTCGCCCCTCAGCTGACCGGCGTCCTAACACTGGCCTTCTTCATCCACAACTGCATCATCACgctgatgaaaaacaacaagaacCAGGAGAATAAC GTGCGGGACCTATCTGTGGCATACCTTCTGGTCGGGGTGACGTACCTCTATGTGGGGGTGTTGATCTTTGCAGCCTTCCCCTCCCCCCCTCTCTCCAAAGACTGCATCGAACCA AACTTTCTTGATAACTTCCCaagtgatgatgtcatggtgTTTGTGGCCCGGAGCTTCCTGCTGTTCCAGATGATCACCGTTTACCCCCTGCTGGGATATCTAGTCCGAGTCCAGATGATGGGCCAGATATTTGGAAACCATTATCCCAG CTTCTTTCACGTTCTGGCTCTGAATGTTTTAATCGTTGGCTCTGGCGTCCTGATGGCTAAGTTTTATCCAAACATCGGATCAATCATCAG gTTCTCTGGAGCCACGTGTGGTCTGGCTCTAGTTTTTGTATTTCCATCTTTAGTCCACATGATCTCACTGAGAAGACAGGGGGCGCTCCGCTGGCCATCTGCCATCTTCCATAGTTTCCTGATCATTCTGGGCGTGGCCAACCTGCTGGCTCAATTCTTCATGTAG